The nucleotide window CGTTACCAGagtgacacacacgcagcaccaccacaaaAAAtgtgcacacacaaaacgcTTCCACAAATCCGGGCCTATCAGCTTTGGCGTAGCGCAATGGTAGTGGTATGGATGACGTGCCATCACAGGAAGACAGACGAGGCGAGCGGAAAGGTCGCTCgttggagggagggaaactAACGGAGGGGGCGGGTGGACTGAGCAGTGTGAGGAGCCACCAGACAAGCGACCCGCTGCCGTTCCCTTCGCCACTCCTGTTCTCCCATTTTCTGCCCTGTTGTGCCCTCCTTTTTCTTATCGCCAGACATAGGTGCCTAGGGGGGTGAACTCCCGCATCAGAAGCCCCGCCTCACGCAGCCGCTTGAACGCCGTCGGGGCGCTGCGCTGGTACTTCACAGGCAACTCCATGATGTAGTAGTGGATGTCCTTGCCTGGGACTGTCTGCACAAGACCGATGATGGTGCTCTCCAGCTCACAGGAATCCGCGCGGGAAACGGACGCTAAACGGTGGTCTGGCCTTTCGGGCCCCGTTGGGGCCGTCGATGGGGCGTTCTGGAGAAACGACAGGTCCTCCTCATCTGCGTCGTGGAGTCGCACCTGGTGCCGCTTCGGGTTCGAAAATAGCGGGTACcagcgcggtgcagcatccttgccgtcgctgcggtcAATGTCTACCTTGCCATTGCGCTTCAGCACACCCCAGAGAAGGTGGTTCAGGTGCATCACATTGTTTTCGCCGAAGTAGCGATTGGCATAGTAGGTGCTTGTCATCCCCGGATCGCTGCGGATGGTCTGCAACAGACTGCTAGGGGTCAGTGGACGCTCCGCCCCTAGAAGCAGCACGACGCCTCGCCTCATGCTGAAGGGAACGTACGCACAACTGacaagagaggggaagagggaaaaataGCTGCATATGTGTACCCCTCTCCCAAGCGTAGAAGGGACAACGCAGCAGAAAGGTGCTGTGAAGCTTATTCTACAAGGAGACACGGGTTGTCCAGCCTAGACGAACAAAaccctccacacacacacacacgacacGGAGGCCGTTGTGCTCTCAAGTGAAGTGTGGTGAGAAACACGAGAtcggacagagagagacattGTGTGGTGATCGTAAGACACTTGCTGCATGAAAGGCGTGTGCAGTTGCTCTCTCTCAAGTGTGGGCACACGTCCGAAGGTTTAGATCCATGGCTCACAAGACAGCTCTCCTGCGAGTAACGCAATACccgcagcagaggagacggcaccaccgcaacATGGGTTCGGTTGCTTGGTAGCCTGAAATCGACGATCCGCGCGCAGCGCTATCTATGGCGTCTGGCTAACCTTGAAGGGTGTCAACGGATCGCAGCAGGAGACAACTCCATACCTCAGGAGCCCGAAGCAAAGCAAAGAATACGGCATACACTTTCGTAGATTTCCTTCTTGTTCGTTTGGAATGCACAGGGGGGTGTATCGGCTTGTGTGCGTATCTGTGAAGGGTATGTGTGTAGCTCCTGTGAGAAGAGCTGAAACACCGCACTTGCACTCCCCGTACACACTGCAGCACACCTCAAACCCTCTCGACGCACACGAGGGGCGTAtcacccccctcctgcgACCCTGCATACCAATGCGACGACCCAGGGAACAAACAACCACGCAACGAGAAGCCAGTAGTAGAGAGTACATGTCTTCAGAAAAGACGGCGCGctgagagaggaagagaagggggaggggcgatTACGAGGCAACAGGCACTGATTGGCTGCACTGTCCATCGTTGCcgcaaagagaaaaaccCAATAAGGAGCGGAACAGCGAAGGAGCGGCCACAGTCGCACGCTGACGGCGTAGCCCGCGTATATTGACGGTAACATGCGTCTTCcagtgcctgtgtgtgtatgtgtgtgtgtgtgtgggaggggcggggggggggggagggggaaagagttGGTGGGGGGCATAGTGGGAGCGACGCGTAAAGTCTACAGAGAAATGAAGAAcagcgcaagagagagagaggtggagaagacaCCACCACATAGAGAACAtcaagaggaaagaaaaaaaaaaacagttTATCAACTACCCACTTGCACCCTACCGACTCCaacacacccacatgcaCAGACATTCACGCTCAATGAGATACGGCTGAGACACACCACAACAAAGACGCATCAAGGCGACACGTGGGGGTGCGAGTAGATCAACTGTCGTTCATCCTACCATCAAAACTCCACACAAGACATCCACAGACAAACAAAGACACGTAAGCAAAGCAGCGAGAGACTTAATCTAGAGGTATATGAAAACgcgccacacagagagagagagagagaacaacaagAACAAAACGTCGACATCCAGGGGGCAATCGATGCAGCAGAAGACCCATGGCTTGCTGGCATCAGCGCACATGAAAGGGAAGTGGAGGAGTTGAAAAGAGATAGAAATACGAGTCGAAGGAGACTCGGGTAGAAGTCCCTGCCCCTAGCTCCTCGCTGTGCGTTTTCGGAGTTCTTCTTCAGCGGCGAGCAGGGCTCGCATGCTTGATCTGCTCCGTGACCAAATCGAGTCGTGCACGGACGGCGCTGTAGCGGTACTGTGCTTGCTCACGAACCACCTCAGGTGGGGAGGCGCGGAACGGCAGCACCAGAACGCTGACTAGTTTGTACTCTAAGTTTTCCACAAACTCCAAATTGGCGGTGCCATCGTCTCCGAGGAGGAGTGCCGCGATGAAACGACCCGGCTCGCGGATGCATCGGTTGAACATCTTCAACAGCGTCATCAGGAACTCGGAGAACTCACACACGAGGTTCTGATCCTCGCGCAGTCGCAGAAATCCCTGGTCGTTGATGATGCATGTGTAGTGGAAGAAGATGTCCGACTCGGTGGCCACCTCTACACGAAGACTAGCCAGGTTGCGCTCTTCACCAGTGGTGAGCACCTTGACCTTCATCGGCTCCAGAGAGCCAGCAGAGGACTGGCCGTCTCGCATGGCGCGCAATTCGAATGGCACCTCACGATCGTAAACAAGACGCGAGCCATCCGCAAGTGATGGGTCCGCCTGCTGTATCGCTATGAAATCCTGCTCCAGCTGGGATAGAAGGTCCGCCATGAGTGAGCCAGGAAACGCAGTCGCGTGGTTGTGGGTGCTCAACTAGGCTAGCAGGGACGGGACCGCACCTAGAAGGGGGCAAGCGCCGTCAACAGGAACGGGGATggcaagcgagagaaagagagagctgAAATCTCTCACAACGTCATCTATGGAAGAAAACGTGAAGGGACGCGAcgcaagcagcgcgccaAGCGAAAAAAGAAACCCACAAAACGGCAGGTGTAATGTGGATGGCGAGAGAACTTGAGAAAGCGTGTGGGTGCCCATGTAAGTCGCTTACGAGCACTTCCTAAGTGTCGTGGGGAGTCGGAGCTGCTCACTGTCTGGGTGTAGTTGTGTATGAAGAACAATCGTCGGTGGCAAggtgagggggtggagtTCCAAGTGGCAAGAGGCAACTTTACGAAGTAACAACCTGAGACACTGTGTAGCGTGCGTGGTGGCAATGTGGAGAAAGTGAGGGGCTGCAGTAGGGAGAATGAGAATAGTGGTAAAGGTGGTAGCCCTCGAACCCTCTGCGCGCATTACAACGAGGACCGAAGCAGCGTCAGAAGAAGCGGATCGTACGTGTTGGCAGCGAAGGTGATGACAAGGAACAAGGGAGACCGGCCTTCAAAATTGCACCTCAGCTTTGTCTTGCAGCGTAGTACGTCGGGTCCCTTTTTcattggtgtgtgtgtatgggtgtgtgtgcatacGGCTGTCTCTGGCGTACaacaccgccccccccctccccaccccaaaCAGTGGAGTCGGTCGTCGATAAACAAAGCAGCTCTGCAGGTCTCAATGCCGGCAGTTTTTTTTGTTGCCACTTCAAAGGCTCTTGAGTTGGCGCTTAAGTGTGTGAAATACTGCGCGCATTGGCAAATTCGTCCGGTGCATCAGGCAAACAGGTGTACAAGCCATCGCGATGCAGAGCGCGGACTGAAAGAGACCGCACACGAGCCCAAGAAAACCCCCGAAATCTCCATTAAGCAACGAAGTATCTTCGCTCGGGCAGACGGTACCACAGATAGTTGATTGAAGAGCGGAACTGGGCATGAGGCATGCCTCGTTATTTGGATTTGGCTGTCACAAGCGGTAGCCTCTCTGCATAGAAGGCCTCTTGTTGAAGTAAACTTCCTCTACTATCTCACGCTGGCGCGCGCAGTCCACGcagacaccgccgccgtccttCTGCCGATTAGAGTTCCACCTGAACGTGTAGGCAATACCGCTGGCAGCAAAGAGAAGCGCGATGGGGAGGAAAAAATTCAACTTCTTCGGCAGTATGTGCCTACGAGAATCCATGGCGGCCAGGCGAGGCGAGGCCGCCGCTACATTCGGCCCTTTGTTGATGCCAGGCAGTTTCATTGCTCTGCGCGACTCAGTGCTACAGTGACTCGCtaaagagaggaaaagaaaggagcaagaaaaacagagacCATCACCACAACAATGAGCCTCACTGACtgtgtgcttgcgtgtgtgacCACCTGTAAGGGGGCCGCGTCCAAGCTACGTCGAGGTTGCGTCCGGGGTACGGAAGCCGCTACTCAGAAATGTGCTTCAATATTCACGTGCAGAGATATAGCGGATgaggtgcacacacacacacacacacacacacacacaaagacgcACCGATATGACCCGCTTTGTGAAAACTGGTGAGCTGAGGGCGGGTGACTCATCAAGCCAGACAAAGAGGAAGGTAAAGGACAACGAGAGGAGCGAGCAAACAAAGCGTGGCGGAAAATGGAAAGTagagagaagcgaggagggaggagggataCCTACAGTAAAGCCAAACCTCCGCGagtgcaaagcagcagcaaaacaaCACTTCCACGCTGCGGCGTCGTTGAGATCGTCAGAGTGCGACCCACGTCGACACGCAACACCACGCGACGCACACGTCATCCAGAATGGAGGATAAAGACGGTATGTCAtcaagcaaaaaaaagaaagcaaaTGGCTGTCGCCGCTCGCCAACTGAGCGACTCTCCTCACATCAGGACGCGGCGTGCACGTCTGTCATGTGCTGCTGTCCGTTCaaggcgtttttttttcctcatGAAAGACACAGAATACACTGCTAAGCACTGGAGGGGGGGGATTCCACGGCAACACACGACAGGCTCATATCGGGGTATGCCCGTCTCTGCGTGCGTAGGTACTCAagggcagaaaaaaaaaaaacgtacAGTCCTGTACAACACAAGCCCCCGGAAcatccccctctcttcctgtctTCAATCCTCGACTCCTCGCATTGCATCGCCGTCAGCTGCAAGAGAGGGCtcaaaaggagaggagagagagccacgccgggggagaagggagggagaaggaggtcTGCACTCTCGACAGGAACACAAGCTGAGCGAGAATAGACCCAGCACTGCTTCCACACTTTTGCGCTCCTATAacaggggagggagggaaccGAATCCAGCACGGCTTTTCTTCCATGGTGCGGGATTCGGTCAAGCCCCCTGccaaaaggggaaaaaaaatgaaaagcAACAAGTCCATTTTCTCGGTTCCACCTCACGGTGCCGTATAGTATTCGACACCCGTACACCGAGgcggggggagaaggggaggcgGGTGAAGTGAAACGTGCATGAGTATAAGCTGTTGTCTCCCCGCCCTCCACAGTTTCGGCCTCAGTGTTCAACGTGGATCAAGCTGGGCTCGTAGCCCTCCGGCGCCTCGAAGCCAAGCAGGTTAATGAAGGTGGCTGTGACATTCGCGAGACCCGCCGTGGGCAGGTCCGTGCGCATCGCCACGCGAGGATCGAGGCCCGCACCACCGATGAACACCGGAACCGGGGCAAGGGTGTGAGACGTGAGAGGGAGTACGTTTCCCTTCTCATCCTTCATCGGCTTCCCCTTCTTGTCGCGCTGCGCCATGTCGTCGGAGTTGCCGTGGTCAGCCGTCACGATGAAGACGCCATTTACACtgtccaccgcctccttgaGCTTCGCCAACGACGCATCAACCGTCTCGATGCTGACAATGGTGGCCTTGAGGTCGCCCGTGTGGCCCACCATGTCGCCGTTGGGGAAGTTGATGCGCACCACATCATACTTTCCGCTCTTCAAGGCCTCGATGGCCATTTCAGTGATTTCTGCCGACTTCATCTTCGGCTTCTCGTTGAACTGGATGCGGTCGCTCGGCACCTCTTTGAAGGTCTCGTGCATCTCGTCCACCTTGCCGCTGCGGTTGCCGTTCCAGAAGTAAGTCACGTGGCCGAACTTCTGCGTCTCAGAGCAGGCGAAAATGTTGAGCCCGGTGCCGCACAAGTACTCCTCGCTCACACAGGCCAGCTTCGGCGGCGGTACGAGAAAGTTGTTCGGGATGCCGAGGTCTCCGTCGTAGCGCATCATACCAGCGTAGCGGACCTtcggcacgcgcacgcggTCAAACTTGTTGAAGTCATCATCCTCAAAAGCGCGCGACATCTCAATCACGCGATCGCCACGAAAGTTAAAGCACAAtacagcgtcgccgtcctcgATAGTGCCGAGCGGCTTGTCGTGGTTGTCAACCACGACGAAGGGCGGGTAGTACTGGTCCGTCACCTTGGCGTCCTCCTCGCGGAACGTCGTGATGGCCTCCTTGGCGCTGTGGAAGTGGCGAGCGTCACCGAGGACCTGCGCCCTCCAGCCGCGCTCCACGATTCTCCAGTCAGCGTCGTAGCGGTCCATCGTCACGAACAtgcggccaccaccgctagCTATCTGCGCATCGCAGCCGCTCTGACGCACCTtcgccagcaccgtctccAGCTCCTCTGTGAAGCGGAAGGAGGAGCCATCGGGCACGTCTCGGCCATCGTAGAGCACGTGCACACGAATCTTCTTTGCGCCATCCTTGACGGCGTGCTCGATGATGGGGTAAAGCTGGTTGTCACGCGAGTGTACACCACCGTCGCTTAGCAAACCAATCAAGTGCAGCGTGCTACCTTCCTTGCAGAAGCTGCCGTGGAGGTAGCGATACCCCTCGCTGGTGTAGATGTCGCCGCTCTTGAGTGCGTCGTCGACCAGGGAAGCACCCTGGAGGGCCACGCGTCCAGCGCCGAGAGCGTTGTGGCCAACCTCGCTGTTGCCCATATCGGCATCTGTAGGCAGGCCCACGGCAG belongs to Leishmania braziliensis MHOM/BR/75/M2904 complete genome, chromosome 36 and includes:
- a CDS encoding 2,3-bisphosphoglycerate-independent phosphoglycerate mutase; the protein is MSKLCLTPHAELPRRKLLIVVMDGVGMGPEDEYDAVHMAETPFMDAQRKNPRCFRTIRAHGTAVGLPTDADMGNSEVGHNALGAGRVALQGASLVDDALKSGDIYTSEGYRYLHGSFCKEGSTLHLIGLLSDGGVHSRDNQLYPIIEHAVKDGAKKIRVHVLYDGRDVPDGSSFRFTEELETVLAKVRQSGCDAQIASGGGRMFVTMDRYDADWRIVERGWRAQVLGDARHFHSAKEAITTFREEDAKVTDQYYPPFVVVDNHDKPLGTIEDGDAVLCFNFRGDRVIEMSRAFEDDDFNKFDRVRVPKVRYAGMMRYDGDLGIPNNFLVPPPKLACVSEEYLCGTGLNIFACSETQKFGHVTYFWNGNRSGKVDEMHETFKEVPSDRIQFNEKPKMKSAEITEMAIEALKSGKYDVVRINFPNGDMVGHTGDLKATIVSIETVDASLAKLKEAVDSVNGVFIVTADHGNSDDMAQRDKKGKPMKDEKGNVLPLTSHTLAPVPVFIGGAGLDPRVAMRTDLPTAGLANVTATFINLLGFEAPEGYEPSLIHVEH